From the genome of Hymenobacter sp. PAMC 26628, one region includes:
- a CDS encoding aldo/keto reductase — protein MAATTATYPATFTIGGDLTVNRLGYGAMRITGEGIWGAPADHDESIRVLQRAVELGVNFIDTADSYGPNVSEELIAEALHPYAKGLVIGTKGGLLRTGPNQWPVDASPKHLEDVLHGSLKRLKLDQIDLYQLHRVDPNVPFEDTLKFLQKAQQDGYIKHIGLSEVDVDQIKKAQEFVEIVSVQNMYSVDNRKWEPVLDYTREQNMAFIPWFPLSGGNKEALAALDQIAKKHGATQQQIALSWLLHHSPNILLIPGTSKVKHLEENMKTADIQLSSEDMAALDKIKTA, from the coding sequence ATGGCAGCTACCACCGCAACTTACCCCGCCACGTTCACCATCGGCGGCGACCTCACCGTGAACCGCCTCGGCTACGGGGCCATGCGCATTACCGGCGAAGGCATTTGGGGGGCCCCGGCCGACCACGACGAGTCCATCCGCGTGCTGCAAAGGGCCGTGGAGCTGGGCGTGAACTTCATTGACACCGCCGACAGCTACGGCCCCAACGTGTCGGAAGAGCTGATTGCCGAGGCACTGCACCCCTACGCCAAGGGCCTCGTCATCGGCACGAAGGGCGGACTGCTGCGCACGGGCCCCAACCAGTGGCCCGTCGATGCCAGCCCCAAGCACCTGGAAGACGTGCTGCACGGCAGCCTCAAGCGCCTGAAGCTCGACCAGATTGACTTGTACCAGCTGCACCGCGTGGACCCCAACGTGCCGTTTGAAGACACGCTGAAGTTCCTGCAAAAGGCCCAGCAAGACGGCTACATCAAGCACATCGGCCTGTCGGAAGTGGATGTGGACCAGATCAAAAAGGCCCAGGAGTTTGTGGAAATCGTGTCGGTGCAGAACATGTACTCCGTTGACAACCGCAAGTGGGAGCCGGTGCTCGACTACACCCGCGAGCAGAATATGGCCTTCATTCCGTGGTTCCCACTCTCGGGCGGCAACAAGGAGGCCCTGGCGGCCCTCGACCAAATCGCTAAAAAACACGGCGCCACCCAGCAGCAAATTGCCCTGAGCTGGCTGCTGCACCATTCGCCCAACATCCTGCTCATCCCCGGCACCTCGAAGGTGAAGCACCTGGAGGAGAATATGAAAACCGCTGACATTCAGCTGTCTTCGGAAGACATGGCGGCGCTGGATAAAATCAAAACGGCATAG
- a CDS encoding DUF4136 domain-containing protein, which translates to MSFPFQLLKTPLLALALGLAAGAPAWAQATQTDQKTGTDFTRYKTYNFMDETARNDSTAADLSANIFDLKRAVTHEMEARGYQLAAQPDLLVNIGISTQLLTQTRETNFLNDGAPYYIGQRNYRWQAQNVPIGQYREGTATIDVVDAARKEQVWQGTTTSILSRKSRKAAQQIDKGVAEAFAKFPGRVR; encoded by the coding sequence ATGTCTTTCCCTTTCCAACTGCTGAAAACACCGTTGCTCGCGCTGGCCTTGGGGCTCGCGGCAGGCGCGCCCGCGTGGGCGCAGGCCACGCAAACCGACCAAAAGACCGGCACCGATTTTACGCGCTACAAAACCTACAACTTCATGGACGAGACGGCGCGCAATGATTCGACGGCGGCCGACCTGAGCGCGAACATTTTTGACCTGAAGCGGGCCGTGACCCACGAAATGGAGGCCCGCGGCTACCAGTTGGCCGCCCAACCCGACCTATTGGTGAACATCGGCATCTCTACCCAGCTGCTGACCCAAACCCGCGAAACCAACTTCCTCAACGACGGGGCCCCGTACTACATCGGCCAGCGCAACTACCGCTGGCAGGCCCAAAACGTGCCCATCGGCCAGTACCGCGAAGGCACGGCCACCATCGACGTGGTGGACGCCGCCCGCAAGGAGCAGGTGTGGCAGGGCACCACCACCAGCATCCTCTCGCGCAAGTCGCGCAAGGCCGCCCAGCAGATTGACAAGGGCGTGGCCGAAGCGTTTGCAAAGTTTCCGGGGCGGGTGCGCTAG
- a CDS encoding TonB-dependent receptor domain-containing protein codes for MQPRILTSTLLLATALAGSISSGRGQQAPARPALPGAPTRVAGRITGTVTDGANGKPVSYASVAVLNAAGTPVNGGVCGDDGRFVLPGIPPGTYTIKVSFLGYQDVTRPGVVVPADGGAVALGTLPMAASAQKLGEVVVVAQKPLIEEKVDRTVYNAENDQTTRGGDATDVLKRVPLLSVDLDGNVSLRGSSNIRVLINNKPSTIAANSIADALKQIPADQIKSVEVITSPSAKYDAEGSGGIINIVTKQNNLRGGQLGADLSVGTRSANLGLNGSYRTGKMGFSLGGFGRAGYNTPGSFENNQTTYNTDGTRQSTTRQAADTRQNQVFGRYTLGWDYDIDKHNSLAASVAYGTRNATNYQDALATATSLTLAGTTANTLRNVKTTDQSGTVDASLNYTHTYEVEQREFSVLTLFSRNNRTYNFNNDIYSASDGRTGTLGNDNLSSNQELTAQLDYQTPTAKNQLLEFGVKDIKRTVNSDYSYSTTVPQGTTQPNNSFNYNQNVASGYVAYTIGLPKGFTLKPGVRFEYTTITADFGQGPLAEIPNYGVTVPSVNLSRKLANGNVLKLAYNRRIQRPSLQFLNPNVQASNPLIQTQGNPELRPEYTNNYELGYSTALKGANLNFSGFMRNTTGSIQSVRSPIDAVITPLGLTYYPGAVYVTYQNIGKEDAYGGSVFVSKNSGSKFSLNGGVDTYYAVLNNQIADANYTAKNEGFVVSGRLFGSYALTKVWGLQAFAFYRGRQVQLQGTQSGFGVYSLSVKRDFAEKKGSFGIGAENFFTNSINIRNDISSPLLTQNSTNVLHNMSFKVNMSYRIGKLTVDQRPRNRKGVNNDDLKEGGDNGGGGDAGAGAGGQGGGGGGQGGGGARQGGGRPAGAAGAPGARPATAAPRADTTRTAPAGAPATGAVQPDGTVAPAATPALIPGAGTPTGLPAAPDPANAPVPATAAPADSSATKAKAPATKSTVPVGTPSPGTTSPGGITPAGSPGGRP; via the coding sequence ATGCAACCAAGAATTCTTACCTCTACCCTGCTATTAGCCACGGCTTTAGCAGGCTCTATTTCTTCTGGCCGCGGCCAGCAAGCTCCCGCCCGCCCAGCCCTGCCCGGGGCCCCCACCCGCGTGGCGGGCCGCATCACGGGCACCGTAACAGATGGCGCCAACGGCAAACCCGTGTCGTACGCCTCGGTGGCGGTGTTGAACGCCGCCGGCACCCCCGTGAACGGGGGCGTGTGCGGCGACGACGGCCGGTTTGTGCTGCCCGGCATTCCGCCCGGCACCTACACCATCAAGGTTAGCTTTCTGGGCTACCAGGACGTGACCCGCCCGGGCGTGGTGGTGCCCGCGGACGGCGGTGCGGTGGCCCTGGGCACCCTGCCCATGGCGGCCTCGGCCCAGAAGCTGGGCGAAGTGGTGGTAGTGGCCCAAAAGCCGCTGATTGAGGAAAAGGTGGACCGTACCGTGTACAACGCCGAGAACGACCAGACCACCCGCGGCGGCGACGCCACCGATGTACTCAAGCGCGTGCCGCTGCTGAGCGTGGACCTCGACGGCAACGTGAGCCTGCGCGGCTCCAGCAACATCCGGGTGCTCATCAACAACAAGCCCAGCACGATTGCCGCCAACAGCATCGCCGACGCGCTGAAGCAGATTCCGGCCGATCAGATCAAGAGCGTGGAGGTGATTACCTCGCCCTCCGCCAAGTACGACGCCGAAGGCTCGGGCGGCATCATCAACATCGTCACCAAGCAGAACAACCTGCGCGGGGGCCAGCTCGGCGCCGACCTTAGCGTGGGCACCCGCTCGGCTAACCTGGGCCTGAACGGCAGCTACCGCACCGGCAAAATGGGCTTCTCGCTCGGCGGCTTTGGGCGGGCCGGCTACAACACGCCCGGCAGCTTCGAAAACAATCAAACGACCTACAACACGGACGGCACCCGGCAATCGACGACCCGGCAGGCAGCCGACACGCGGCAGAACCAGGTGTTTGGGCGCTACACCCTGGGCTGGGACTACGACATCGACAAACACAATTCGCTGGCCGCCTCCGTGGCCTACGGCACGCGCAACGCCACCAACTACCAGGACGCGCTGGCCACCGCCACGAGCCTGACGTTGGCCGGCACGACCGCCAACACGCTGCGTAACGTGAAGACCACCGACCAGTCGGGCACGGTGGACGCCAGCCTGAACTACACCCACACCTACGAAGTGGAGCAGCGCGAATTCAGCGTGCTGACGCTCTTCAGCCGCAACAACCGTACTTATAATTTCAACAACGACATTTACTCGGCGAGCGATGGCCGCACGGGCACCTTGGGCAACGACAACCTAAGCTCAAACCAGGAGCTGACGGCCCAGCTGGACTACCAGACGCCAACGGCCAAGAACCAGCTGCTAGAGTTCGGGGTGAAGGACATCAAGCGCACCGTCAACAGCGACTATTCTTATTCGACCACCGTGCCGCAGGGCACTACGCAGCCCAACAATTCTTTTAATTACAACCAGAACGTGGCTTCGGGCTACGTGGCCTACACCATCGGCCTGCCCAAGGGCTTCACCCTGAAGCCGGGCGTGCGTTTCGAGTACACCACCATCACGGCGGACTTTGGCCAGGGCCCGCTGGCTGAGATTCCGAACTACGGCGTGACGGTGCCCAGCGTGAACCTCTCGCGCAAACTCGCCAACGGCAACGTGCTGAAGCTGGCCTACAACCGTCGCATCCAGCGCCCGTCGCTGCAGTTCCTGAACCCCAACGTGCAGGCCTCCAACCCGCTGATTCAGACCCAGGGCAACCCCGAGTTGCGGCCCGAGTACACCAATAACTACGAGCTGGGCTACAGCACGGCGCTCAAGGGGGCCAACCTGAACTTCTCGGGCTTCATGCGCAACACCACCGGCTCCATCCAGTCGGTGCGCTCGCCCATCGACGCGGTGATCACGCCGCTGGGCCTCACCTACTACCCGGGGGCCGTGTACGTCACCTACCAAAACATCGGCAAGGAAGACGCCTACGGTGGGAGCGTGTTCGTGAGCAAAAACTCGGGCAGCAAGTTCAGCCTCAACGGCGGGGTGGACACCTACTACGCCGTGCTAAACAACCAGATTGCCGACGCCAACTACACCGCCAAGAACGAAGGCTTCGTGGTGAGCGGCCGCTTGTTTGGCTCCTACGCCCTCACCAAGGTGTGGGGCTTGCAGGCGTTTGCCTTCTACCGCGGGCGGCAAGTGCAGCTGCAAGGCACGCAAAGCGGTTTTGGGGTGTACAGCCTGAGCGTGAAGCGCGACTTCGCCGAGAAGAAGGGCAGCTTCGGCATCGGGGCGGAGAACTTCTTCACGAATTCCATCAACATCCGCAACGATATTTCCAGCCCCTTGCTCACGCAGAACAGCACCAACGTGCTGCACAACATGAGCTTTAAGGTGAACATGAGCTACCGCATCGGCAAGCTGACGGTGGACCAGCGCCCCCGCAACCGCAAGGGCGTGAACAACGACGACCTGAAAGAAGGCGGCGACAACGGCGGCGGCGGCGACGCAGGAGCTGGAGCCGGCGGCCAAGGCGGTGGCGGCGGTGGCCAGGGCGGTGGCGGCGCTCGCCAGGGCGGCGGGCGCCCCGCCGGGGCAGCTGGGGCCCCCGGGGCCCGCCCGGCCACGGCCGCCCCCCGCGCCGATACCACGCGCACAGCCCCGGCCGGGGCCCCCGCCACTGGCGCAGTGCAGCCCGACGGCACCGTGGCGCCCGCTGCCACGCCGGCCCTCATCCCCGGCGCGGGCACGCCCACCGGCCTGCCCGCCGCCCCCGACCCCGCCAACGCGCCCGTGCCCGCCACCGCGGCCCCGGCCGACAGCTCGGCCACCAAGGCTAAAGCGCCAGCCACGAAGTCCACCGTGCCGGTGGGCACGCCTTCGCCGGGCACTACGTCGCCGGGCGGCATCACGCCGGCCGGTAGCCCCGGCGGGCGGCCGTAG
- the dxs gene encoding 1-deoxy-D-xylulose-5-phosphate synthase, with protein sequence MTVEPGPLLAAINSPDDLKKLAPEQLVQVSTELREFIIDTVSIYGGHFGASLGVVELSVALHYVFNTPYDQLVWDVGHQAYGHKILTGRRERFPTNRRYGGMSGFPKMSESPYDAFGVGHSSTSIGAALGMAVASDYKKEFDRQHIAVIGDGAMTAGMSFEALNQAGALNNNMIVVLNDNCMSIDPNVGALKEYLTDITTSRTYNKVRDELWNVLGKLSKFGPNPQQIARKVEAAMKATLMKQSNLFEALNFRYFGPVDGHDVQHLVAVLNDLKAIPGPKLLHCVTVKGKGYALAEKDQTLWHAPGLFDKITGEIFTKIPDKPQPPKYQDVFGHTLVELAEANDKIMGVTPAMPSGSSLNIMMAAMPTRAFDVGIAEQHAVTFSAGLATQGLVPFCNIYSSFMQRGYDQVIHDVALQNLHVVFCLDRAGLAGADGPTHHGCYDLAFMRCVPNIVVAAPMNEQELRNLMYTAQLPENAGPFSIRYPRGEGVMPAWRTPLQRVAVGTGRVVHKGEAGGVAILTIGHIGNYAVKATAALAAEGLDVGHYDLRFCKPLDEEMLLAVARRYRAIVTVEDGCLPGGFGSAVLEFLADNGQHLPLRRLGIPDRVVEHGTQDQLYKECGFDAAGIAQAVREMAAKVPDAALALR encoded by the coding sequence ATGACAGTTGAACCCGGCCCGCTCCTAGCGGCGATAAATTCGCCCGACGACCTCAAAAAGCTCGCCCCCGAGCAGTTGGTGCAAGTCAGCACCGAGCTGCGCGAGTTCATCATCGACACGGTGAGCATCTACGGCGGGCACTTCGGGGCCTCGCTGGGCGTGGTCGAGCTGTCGGTGGCGTTGCACTATGTCTTCAATACGCCCTACGACCAGCTTGTCTGGGACGTGGGCCACCAGGCCTACGGCCACAAAATCCTGACCGGCCGGCGCGAACGGTTCCCCACCAACCGGCGCTACGGCGGCATGTCGGGCTTCCCCAAGATGTCGGAAAGCCCCTACGATGCCTTTGGGGTGGGCCACAGCAGCACCAGCATCGGGGCGGCGCTGGGCATGGCGGTAGCCTCGGATTATAAAAAAGAGTTTGACCGCCAGCACATTGCCGTGATTGGCGACGGCGCCATGACGGCCGGCATGAGCTTCGAGGCCCTGAACCAGGCCGGGGCCCTGAACAACAACATGATTGTCGTGCTCAACGACAACTGCATGAGCATCGACCCCAACGTGGGGGCCCTCAAGGAATACCTGACCGACATCACCACCTCGCGCACCTACAACAAAGTGCGCGACGAGCTGTGGAACGTGCTGGGTAAGCTCAGTAAGTTTGGCCCCAACCCGCAGCAGATTGCCCGCAAAGTAGAGGCCGCTATGAAGGCGACCCTCATGAAGCAGAGCAACCTGTTCGAGGCCCTCAACTTCCGCTACTTCGGGCCCGTCGACGGCCACGATGTGCAGCACTTAGTGGCGGTGCTCAACGACCTCAAGGCCATCCCGGGCCCCAAGCTGCTGCACTGCGTGACGGTGAAGGGCAAGGGCTATGCGCTGGCCGAGAAGGACCAGACGCTGTGGCACGCGCCGGGCTTGTTCGACAAGATTACGGGCGAGATTTTTACCAAAATTCCTGATAAGCCGCAGCCGCCCAAGTACCAGGATGTGTTCGGCCACACGCTGGTGGAGCTGGCCGAGGCCAACGACAAAATCATGGGCGTGACGCCGGCCATGCCTTCGGGCTCGTCGCTGAACATTATGATGGCCGCCATGCCCACCCGCGCCTTCGACGTGGGCATTGCCGAGCAACACGCCGTGACGTTTTCGGCCGGCCTGGCCACGCAAGGGCTGGTGCCGTTCTGCAACATCTACTCCTCGTTCATGCAGCGGGGCTACGACCAGGTGATCCACGACGTGGCCCTGCAAAACCTGCACGTGGTGTTCTGCCTTGACCGGGCCGGCTTAGCCGGGGCCGACGGTCCCACGCACCACGGCTGCTACGATTTGGCTTTCATGCGCTGCGTTCCCAACATCGTGGTGGCCGCGCCCATGAACGAGCAGGAGCTGCGCAACCTGATGTACACCGCCCAGCTGCCCGAAAACGCGGGGCCCTTCAGCATCCGCTACCCGCGCGGCGAGGGCGTGATGCCCGCTTGGCGCACGCCGCTCCAGCGCGTGGCCGTGGGCACGGGCCGCGTGGTGCACAAGGGCGAGGCCGGCGGCGTGGCTATCCTCACCATCGGCCACATCGGCAACTACGCCGTGAAGGCCACCGCCGCCCTCGCCGCCGAGGGCCTCGACGTGGGCCACTACGACCTGCGCTTCTGCAAGCCGCTCGATGAGGAAATGCTGCTGGCCGTGGCCCGTCGCTACCGCGCCATCGTGACGGTAGAGGACGGCTGCCTGCCCGGCGGCTTCGGCTCGGCGGTGCTCGAGTTCCTGGCCGACAACGGGCAGCACTTGCCCCTGCGCCGCCTCGGCATTCCCGACCGCGTGGTGGAGCACGGCACCCAGGACCAGCTCTACAAAGAGTGCGGCTTCGACGCCGCCGGCATCGCGCAGGCCGTGCGCGAAATGGCCGCCAAGGTGCCGGATGCGGCGCTGGCGCTGCGGTAA
- a CDS encoding pirin-like C-terminal cupin domain-containing protein, translating into MYVVRGAVLVNGERPAKTQQLVVLGWNSPDVQITASKDSLVLALAGAAIEEPLATYGPFVMNTNEELMAAIADFESGNMGKFPEDE; encoded by the coding sequence CTGTACGTGGTGCGCGGCGCGGTGCTGGTGAACGGCGAGCGGCCCGCCAAAACCCAGCAGCTCGTGGTGCTGGGCTGGAACTCGCCCGACGTGCAAATCACCGCCTCGAAAGACAGCCTCGTGTTGGCGCTAGCCGGTGCCGCCATCGAGGAGCCGCTGGCCACCTACGGCCCGTTCGTGATGAACACTAACGAGGAGCTAATGGCCGCCATTGCCGACTTTGAGAGCGGCAACATGGGCAAGTTTCCGGAGGACGAGTAG
- a CDS encoding Gfo/Idh/MocA family protein: protein MTDFLASATSRRDFVRTLSLGAGATLVGANAMAGPLGWLAGAPAADRQLGVALVGLGSYSAGQLAPALQQTKRCRLAGIVTGTPAKAAQWKQQYNIPDANVYDYKTFDRMIDNPAIDIVYVVLPNALHAEYVVRAAQAGKHVICEKPLATSAADARRMVAAVQQAGKQFSVGYRLHFEPHNQEMMRLGQREVFGPVRHLAADNGFRLSTPSWRVDRALSGGGPLMDMGIYCVQGCLYTKGQVPVSVTAKFIPNPDPKLFKNVEAGLDWQFQFADGAVADCRTRYTENMEGRLRAEGPQGWAELTPAFGYGGLAGNTSQNDGRLNLPNINQQAAQMDDFADCILRNRPTRVPGEMGLRDVQLLAAIYRAAETGQRVSTKDVLQLIDRTNAGKGLPK, encoded by the coding sequence ATGACCGACTTCCTCGCTTCTGCTACTTCCCGCCGCGATTTTGTGCGCACACTTTCGTTGGGCGCGGGGGCCACGCTGGTGGGTGCCAACGCTATGGCGGGGCCCCTGGGCTGGCTGGCCGGGGCCCCGGCGGCCGACCGCCAATTGGGCGTGGCGCTGGTGGGGCTGGGCAGCTACAGCGCCGGGCAGTTGGCCCCGGCCTTGCAGCAAACCAAGCGGTGCCGGCTGGCGGGCATCGTGACGGGCACGCCGGCCAAGGCCGCTCAGTGGAAGCAGCAGTACAACATCCCCGACGCGAACGTCTACGATTACAAGACCTTCGACCGGATGATTGACAACCCGGCCATCGATATTGTGTACGTGGTGCTGCCCAACGCTTTGCACGCCGAGTACGTGGTGCGGGCGGCGCAAGCGGGCAAGCACGTCATCTGCGAGAAGCCGCTGGCCACGTCGGCGGCCGACGCGCGCCGCATGGTGGCGGCGGTGCAACAAGCGGGCAAGCAGTTCAGCGTGGGCTACCGGCTGCACTTCGAGCCCCACAACCAGGAAATGATGCGCCTGGGCCAGCGCGAAGTGTTCGGGCCGGTGCGGCACCTGGCGGCCGACAACGGCTTTCGGCTCAGCACGCCCAGCTGGCGCGTGGATAGGGCCCTGAGCGGCGGGGGACCCCTCATGGACATGGGCATTTATTGCGTGCAGGGCTGCCTCTACACCAAGGGCCAGGTGCCGGTGTCGGTCACGGCCAAGTTCATTCCCAACCCCGACCCGAAGCTGTTTAAGAACGTGGAAGCGGGGCTCGACTGGCAGTTCCAGTTTGCCGACGGCGCCGTGGCCGACTGCCGCACCCGCTACACCGAAAACATGGAAGGCCGCCTGCGCGCCGAGGGGCCCCAGGGCTGGGCCGAGCTGACGCCGGCCTTTGGTTACGGCGGCCTGGCGGGCAATACCAGCCAAAACGACGGCCGGCTCAACCTGCCCAACATCAACCAGCAAGCCGCCCAAATGGACGACTTTGCCGACTGCATCCTGCGCAACCGGCCTACCCGCGTGCCCGGCGAAATGGGCCTGCGCGACGTGCAGCTGCTCGCAGCCATTTACCGCGCCGCCGAAACCGGCCAGCGGGTTTCGACCAAAGACGTACTCCAACTCATCGACCGCACCAACGCCGGCAAAGGCCTACCCAAATAG
- a CDS encoding pirin family protein, with translation MIDGNKKAVGDGFDVTSPMPGPRIRQLSPYLLIDHIGPMQIAPTEAPLGSPPHPHRGFETVTVVYDGYLAHRDTAGHVGTIGPGDVQWMTADAGLRHAEMYDRDFARRGGALELLQLWVNMPKADKLVPPQYQELRTAAIPSVPLPGGGGHVRVIAGSYGGATGPASTFSPMTLLDLHLPQGADFVLMLPAAYNVGCTWCAARCW, from the coding sequence GTGATTGACGGCAACAAGAAAGCCGTTGGCGACGGCTTCGACGTGACCAGCCCCATGCCGGGGCCCCGCATCCGGCAGCTGAGCCCGTACCTGCTCATCGACCACATCGGGCCGATGCAGATTGCGCCCACTGAGGCGCCGCTCGGCTCGCCGCCCCACCCGCACCGCGGCTTCGAAACCGTGACGGTGGTGTACGACGGCTACCTGGCCCACCGCGACACGGCCGGCCACGTCGGCACCATCGGGCCCGGCGATGTACAGTGGATGACCGCCGACGCCGGCCTGCGCCACGCCGAGATGTACGACCGCGACTTCGCCCGCCGCGGCGGGGCCCTGGAGCTGCTGCAACTCTGGGTGAACATGCCCAAGGCCGATAAGCTGGTGCCGCCCCAGTACCAGGAGCTGCGCACTGCGGCTATTCCGAGCGTGCCGCTGCCCGGCGGCGGGGGCCACGTCCGCGTGATAGCCGGCAGCTACGGCGGCGCCACGGGCCCGGCCAGCACGTTTTCGCCCATGACGCTGCTGGACTTGCACTTGCCCCAGGGCGCCGACTTTGTGCTGATGCTGCCCGCCGCCTACAACGTGGGCTGTACGTGGTGCGCGGCGCGGTGCTGGTGA
- a CDS encoding lysylphosphatidylglycerol synthase transmembrane domain-containing protein has protein sequence MPLSPPSPPSAGPAADQDAALLRQLRPSRIVVPALIGLGVVAILFWRSYKPGDLAPLLDAKWEWLLVTLLVLWARDLGYIYRIRHITERALSWQQSFGVIVVWEFASCVLPSAAGGTAAAPIILTHTGIPLGKSLAYTLVTALLDNLYYVLMVPLVVTLAGAGLYPHGLQSAFVQTLRVLFVVSYVAVSAYAGLLLYALLVNPRSVRRLLVRLASVRGLRRFRRLAYRQGQEMVNASHHLRGAGPLYWWRACLSTAFVWTARYAVIGCLIAAFTPMATSTFLFIFARNITYKVVLLLAITPGGAGIAEGAFPTFFGHFIGTATMTSFLVLLYRIVTYYFYLALGVAYLPRWLARVFGPRPAAGGAPMAE, from the coding sequence ATGCCCCTCTCCCCTCCCTCGCCCCCATCCGCCGGCCCCGCCGCCGACCAGGACGCCGCCTTGCTGCGGCAGCTGCGGCCGTCGCGCATTGTGGTGCCGGCCCTGATTGGGCTGGGCGTGGTGGCCATCCTGTTCTGGCGCTCCTACAAGCCCGGCGACCTGGCCCCGCTGCTCGACGCCAAGTGGGAGTGGCTGCTCGTGACCTTGCTCGTGCTCTGGGCCCGCGACCTGGGCTACATCTACCGCATCCGCCACATCACGGAGCGGGCCCTGAGCTGGCAGCAGTCGTTCGGCGTGATTGTGGTGTGGGAGTTTGCCTCGTGCGTGCTGCCCTCGGCGGCGGGCGGCACGGCGGCGGCCCCCATCATCCTTACCCACACGGGCATTCCGCTGGGCAAGTCGCTGGCCTACACGCTCGTTACGGCCCTGCTCGACAACCTGTACTACGTGCTGATGGTGCCGCTGGTGGTGACCCTGGCCGGCGCGGGGCTGTACCCGCACGGGCTGCAGTCGGCGTTTGTGCAAACGCTGCGGGTGCTGTTTGTGGTGAGCTACGTAGCCGTGTCGGCCTACGCCGGGCTGCTGCTCTACGCGCTGCTCGTGAACCCGCGCTCGGTGCGGCGGCTGCTGGTGCGCCTGGCCTCGGTACGCGGGCTGCGGCGATTCCGGCGGCTGGCCTACCGGCAGGGCCAGGAAATGGTGAACGCCTCCCACCACCTGCGCGGCGCGGGGCCCCTGTACTGGTGGCGCGCCTGCCTGAGCACGGCCTTCGTGTGGACGGCCCGCTACGCCGTCATCGGCTGCCTCATTGCCGCCTTCACGCCCATGGCCACGAGCACGTTCCTGTTCATTTTCGCCCGCAACATTACCTATAAGGTGGTGCTGCTGCTGGCCATTACGCCGGGCGGCGCGGGCATTGCCGAGGGGGCATTTCCCACATTTTTCGGCCACTTCATCGGCACCGCCACCATGACGAGCTTCCTCGTACTGCTTTACCGCATCGTCACGTACTACTTCTACTTGGCGCTGGGCGTGGCCTACCTGCCGCGCTGGCTGGCGCGGGTGTTCGGCCCACGCCCAGCCGCGGGTGGGGCCCCTATGGCCGAGTAG